The nucleotide window TTACTTGACTTCTAATATATAAAGTCAATTATTTGGTCAAAAAAATGCTCTTGTGGGTGAATTTATTTGCTCTTTTAACTCTCTTTTAGATTAAAGAACAAAGTATAATATGGTTGAATTTACTTAAGAATTTGCTTTCAAATTTTTAAAAAAGTTAAATGCTATAAAATGAAAGACAGACAACCAGTATTGGTCGACGAATAAGTATAACTGAAAAGATGGTTTTGTTCTGCAAATCGTATCTTAGGTTTTGCGTAGGGATAATAATTAATCCCTAATTTTAAGTTTTTATGAATCGCCGAAATGGATTAAGATTTTTGATGTAAGGATGGCACGGCTTGGATTTGTTTTTAACCAGCTTTAAAATGGCTTTCAAAACTAAAAGGTTGTGGGTTTCAAGGTTAAAAATAGTAAGTCTTCATTTACTATTCTGGGTAATAGTTGTTCTTTATTTTGCATGGGGATTTGGTTTTAATGTTAATCCCTGGCAATCTTTTTTAGGCGCCCTATTCTATTTACCAGGCCATCTTATAATGGTATATTCACTTCTTTATTTTCTGGTGCCTAAATTTTTATTAAAACGACAGTTTTTAAAGTTTTTTATAGGATTTATTATAGTTGTTTTAATCTGTGCCTTATACACCATAATAGCTCAACTTTCCGTTAATAATAATCCTGATTTCAGAGGAGTCGAACTTTCAGTTGGAAGGAATATTTTGCCATTCATTCATGTTGGTGCTATTGCAGCTTCCATAAAATTATTAAAGCACTGGTATTTTCAACGCAATTTAACCATTGAGGCAGAGCAACAAAAGACAATGGCCGAATTAAAATTATTAAAAGCCCAACTGCATCCTCACTTCTTATTTAATACACTGAACAATTTATATTCACATACATTAGAATCTTCTCCAAAATCACCTGAAATAGTATTGAAACTTGCCAATTTATTACGGTTCATGATTTATGAAAGTGATACACCGAGGATTTCCCTTAAAACTGAAATAGATTTATTAAACAATTATATATCATTAGAAAAGTTACGTTATGGTCCGCGCCTAGATGTTTCTTTAACCATTACAGGAGATCTAGATAATTTTCAAATTGCACCATTGTTGCTTCTTCCCTTTTTAGAAAATGCATTTAAACATGGAACTAGTCGGCAAATAGACCAATGCTGGATTAATTTGAATCTATCAGTCGAAGACCAATTAATGTGTTTTAAATTAGTTAACAGTATAGATCCAAACGATAATATCGACAATGCTAATAAAACAGGTGGATTGGGATTGGAAAATGTAATTCGAAGGCTTGAGTTGATTTATCGCAATAATCATCAACTTGAAATTGTAAAATTGGAAGACGTATTTGTGGTAACACTTGACTTAAAACTTGAGTTTTTGGAGGACAAATATATTGGCCCTTCCATATCAAATCAAAATAAGAATGTATATGCGCTGTAATTGTATTATTGTGGATGATGAACCCCCAGCAATTTCAATTTTAAAAAGTTATATTGAAAATGTTCCTCAATTAGAAATTGTTGGTACTTGTAAAAATGTCTTTGAGGCCATGTCTATTTTGAATGAAAAGAATGTCGACCTCATGTTTTTAGATATTCATATGCCAAAACTAATAGGGACTCAATTTTTAAAATCGTTAACAAATCCTCCAAAAGTTATATTTACAACAGCGCATAAGGATTTTGCAATCGAGGCATTCGATCTAGAAGCCATAGATTATTTGTTAAAGCCAATTCCGTTTGATCGATTTTTAAAAGCCGTAAATAGATTTTGCGATTCAGTTAATCCAGAAATTGAGGCTTCAGAAAATTCTCCAGCGTTCCTTTACTTTAGGGCCGATCGAAAAATGATTAAAGTGTGGGTTGATGATATTCTATACATTGAAAGTTTTAAGGATTACATAGTTATTCATAGGTTAGGGAATCCGGATTTACGAGTGAAACAAACTCTTAGTTCAGTGGAGAAAATGCTACCTCAAAACTTGTTTTTGAGAATCCATAGATCTTTTATTGTGGCCACAAACAAAATCACTGCTTACACAAAAAATGATGTAGAAATTGGAAAAATTGAAATTCCTTTTGGGAGTAATTATGGGGATATTATTTCAAAATTGTCAAATGACAGCAATGCCTTTAAAAATGAAGGTTGATGCAAATTGTTTAATAAAAAATACTCCGACCTATTAAGGAAGGAGTCATATGCTTTATAACGTTCAGTTTATCTGTAATCCTCCAAATTATTTTCAAAAATGTATTTTCCTAGCATTATGCCATGATGTTCCCCAATTTCAATGGAACGCCTAAAGTGGTGACCATTATATAATCTTGATTCACCATTTTCTTTGGTTATTTGGGTGAAACTGTATAATTGCCGTTCTAATCCTGGAGTATAGAAGGAAGTAGCCATTAAAGAAATTTCATCAGATCCGAAATAAAGTCTAAAAATTTCTGAGGCTGCAGCAACACCATATGGCGTTGAAGCTGGGAACTCTAAAATTGGTGGAGTTGTTCTTACAGCGGTCCATGTAATATCCCCAACAGTATCTGGGTTTCCATCATTATCTCCAGCTTTTATGGCCGTAATTGGCGCCCAAAAGTTAAAATGATTTTTCTCTTCAAAGGATGCTATGAAAGAATCGATTAAAGCCATCTCTACCATAGCTATAAGTCTGGCAGCTTCCCAACCATTAAGATCATGTTCTTCAATCAGGGTTCTGGCTAGACGGTTCATTGAACTTGCTGGGTTTTCGGTCCAAAATGTCCCTATCAATGTTTGTTCAGTGGTACGTTCAGGGCAATTTAAACATCCAAGAGATTTAATTTCGTTGTAGTCTTTTGTATAAGCGTCTGAATTAATTGCATGAGGCCCTTCGTTTAAAAATTGGTCATTAGAGGCAATTCCAAAAGGCTCCAACTCACCTAAATCTGGTGCAAAAACAGCCCCGGCAGGCCAATTTGGGGTGGGGAAACTAAAAGGTGGGAAGTTTGCCTGATAAGTTCCAGGGTCATTGTTAGGAGCATTATACTTTTGAAATACTAATGCAATGTCGTTTTGCCGTTTTTGGAACAATGCTTGTGCAGCGGCTTTACCGATTTCCACACCTTGGGCTTTGGTGCTTTCGTCTTCAATACTAGATAAGATATTATCCAACAAGGCATCTGCGGAGGCAAGAGATGACGGAAATACACTTACCATAACATCTCTGGCGGCTTGTGAGACAGCGGCATCACCAATTGCTTGAATATTTTTTTTAGAAATATCGCTGGCATCTACCATTGTATTATCTAGCGCGTAGGTTTCAAATTTCGGTACCACATTATTAAGGGCATCGTGCATGGCGAGGGTTACCATGGCATAAATTTTTACTTCGACAGGTAAAGACACTTTTTCATCGATGTTAGCACTTAACAATTCATTCCATTTAAGAACCGTTCCGGGATTATAGGATTTAATCATGCCATTGTTATATTTTCCGAGATCTTGTGATTGTGAAGAAGATAGAAGCTCAGAATCAAGTTCTAGTTCTTCTTTTTCACATGAGGCTATGATCGTAAATAGAATCACCGTGGCTAATAATTTTAGGTTTGTTTTCATAATACGTTTTTGATATTTAAATTTTGAAAATGATCATATTGACGAGGAAATAGCCATATCAATCAATTTCTGGAACTAAAATTATGCATGTGGCTTGGTTTGTACAGGTGAAAGCGTTTAACGTTCTGTAAAGTGCGATAGAAAATTGTTTTGATTATATTAAAATATATTTGTCGCAATACTAAGGGAGGTCCTTCGAAAAAAATATCCAGCCTTTTGGGGCTGGATATTTAATTTGGAAAAAAGCATATATTATTTGATCTCCCCTAAATTATTCTCAAATACATATTTGCCTAATTCTTTTCCTTGTCGCTGGCCAACAATTATGGCATGTCTAAAATGGTAGCCAACGTATATTCTAGATTCCGCATTTTCTTTTGAAATCTGGGAGAAACTTGTTATGTGTCGTTCCGTGCCAGGAACATGGTAAGGGCTCGTCGCAATTAAATCTGTTTCATCCGTGTCGAAAAATGATTGGAATACGGCGGCGGCTGCTCCACCACAATAGGAATGGGTAGATGGGTATTCTGGGGTAGGGGGTGTGGTGGCAATTGGTGTCCAATTAACATCGCCAATAGTTGCATCAACTCCATCAAAATCTCCTGCTCGTACGGCTGTGATGGGTCGCCAGAAATTAAAGAATTTTTTCCCTTCAAAGGAGGCAATATATGCATCAATCTGAGACATTTCTATTAGGGCAATTAATCTCGCAGCCTCCCAACCATTCAGCTCTTTTTCCACAATTAAGGTTCTTGCAATCCTATTCATCATACTTGTAGTATTCTCGATCCAAAAGAAACCAATTTCTGTCTGTTCGGCCGTTCTGTCAGTACAGGTTGTACATCCTAATAATTTAACTTCATTATAATCATCAATGTAATTCTGGGAATTGAGCGGATATAAATCCTCATCTCTAAATTGGTCCCCAGAATCTATCCCAAATGGGGTAAGATCGCCAAGATTATATGCATATACTGCATTTGCAGGCCACCTTGGAGGATTGGCAATCATCCAGGGCATAAAATTAGCTTGGTAATCTCCAGGATCCGTGTTCCCTGTAAATGTTTCAAATTCTAAAGGAAAATCCCCCTGTCTTTTAATCAGGATAGCTGAGGCTGCATCTTTGCCAATGGAGATACCTAGTTGCTTGGAATCTTCATCTGAAATGGTTGAAAGCACTTGGTTTAATTTTTCATCTGCTCCCGGTTGCGAGGGTGGAAATAAAAATACCATAACATCTCTAGCGGCCTGTGAAACTGCTGCATCTGCCATTGCTTGTATATTTTTTTTGCTAACGAAACTAGCATCAACGGCTGTATTATCTAAAGCATAAGTGTGGTATTTTGGAACCACGTTATTAAGGGCATCATGCATAGCGATGGTAACCATGGCGTAAATTTTGGCAGAAAGTGGTTGAGGTAGTTTTTCGTCTACAGCAGCACCAAGTAATTCATTCCACTCTACGATGGTTTGACTGTCGTAAGATTTGATCATCCCGTTGTTGTATTTTCTAAGGGAATTTTCATCTGTAATTAGGAGTTCAGACGGAGAAGTGTCTAAATCCTCTTGTTCACATGAATTAAAAAGTAGGATAGGAAGTATCAGGGCTCCAAAAATTTTAAAATAAGGTTTCATGACTCGTTATGTATTTAATTAAAACCAAATGTAGATTCCTTCTAGCTAAATAAAATTTAGGTATGACAATGGAACAAATAATAGGGATAAATAATGCATTTAGGTCGACGAAGGATTTTGAAGCCTAGTATTGTTGTTTATAAAAACTTAAATTAATGTTAATTTAATTTTATATATTCGTAATAATCAGCAATAAATAAATATGAAGGATAATCCCTTAAATGGATTTTGCCCCCTTCAAGTATTGAATTTCTCCCTACCGTTTTTTTGTATTATAGTTTTATTTTTTGGTTGTTCTGGCTCTCTGCCTGAAAACGTTTATCAAGAATATGAGGCCTTACCAGAAACAATAGACTATAATTACCATATTAAACCTATACTATCAGATCGTTGTTACGCCTGTCATGGGCCAGATGTAGCAACACGAAAGGCAGGTTTGAGATTAGATCTTGAAGAAGAGGCATTTAAAAAATTGCAATCAGGAAACTTCGCATTTGTACGAGGGCATGGCCTAAAAAGTGAAGTTATCCAGCGACTTATTAGTGGTGATCCTGAAAAAGTGATGCCGCCACCCGATAGTGAATTGGAAATTTCCGACCGGGAAATAGCATTGATTGCCAAATGGCTAGATCAAGGTGCAGAATGGAAAGAACATTGGGCGTTTATTCCCTTGGAGACAATAACACCTCCTTCTATTACTGAAGACTGGAAACAGTTTAATCCTATTGACAACTTTATTCAGGATAGGTTAAAATCCACTAACCTAAATCCCTCTCCCCAAGCCGAAAAGGAATACCTGATAAAAAGGGTTACCATGGATTTAACAGGACTTCCTCCAACAATTGAAGAAATTGATAGGTTTTTAAATGATTCTTCCCCAAATGCATTTGAAAATGTTGTGGATCGACTGCTTCAAAGCGATGCTTGTGCGGAACGTTTGGCTCAAGAATGGCTAGATGTTGCAAGGTATTCTGACTCCCACGGGGTGTCTTTCGATGGTTATCGTACATCTTGGCCATATAGGGATTGGCTTATTAATGCATTTAAGCAGAACATGCCTTATGATGAATTTATTACCCAACAATTGGCTGGTGATCTAATCGAAGATCCAAATGAGGAAACAATAAAGGCCACGGCATTTCTTCGTCTAAATCCATTGGAAGCTTCTGGAGGTTCTATTGATGAAGAGTTCCGTCTTGAATATGTCAATGAAAGGGCTTCAATGGTCGGAACTGCATTATTAGGTTTAACCGTTGAGTGTGCCAAGTGTCATGATCATAAGTTTGACCCTATCCAACAAAAAGAATTTTATCAATTATCAGCATTTTTTAACAATACTCAGGAATATGGATTGGCACCTGTTGATGCTGATAGACCACCAAGTTTAATATTGTTAGATGATAAGCAAAAAGGTGAAATAAATGAATACTTAAAAACTCTAGATAAAGAAGAGCAGAGGATATCAGACATTAAAAATACTGGTTCATTTGAATTTGATAAGGAGCTACCTATTAGTTCACCTACTGATTATGTGGCCTATTATCCATTTGATAAAATAGAGTTCTATAAAAAAGAAATAAAACGTCGTCCACCACCTGATGATGAAGACGATAAAAAGAAGAAAGAAAAAAAGAAGAAAGAAAAAAAGGAACCTAAGAAAAAAATCTTTCAGGAAATCCAAATTTTAGATGGCAATAAGAAGGAAGAGGCAAACCTTAAGATAACATTAGAAGAAGGAAAATATGGCAAATCCTTATTTTTTAATGAGGAATATGATGTGGTGAGCCTTAGAAAAGTGGGAGAGTTCGACCATATGGATTCTTTTAGTGTGAGTGCTTGGATTTCTACAAACCAAGATTCTATTGGCTCTACGCAGACAATAATTGGAAACTCTGGTAATATTTTTCAATACCATAGGGGCTGGGATATGGTTTTAGATTCCACAAATCACCTTCGAGTTCGGATGATTCATAGGCTACCGGATGAGTTTATTTCTGTGACATCCCAAGAGGAAATTTCTCCCAATGATTGGAACCATGTCGGTTTTACCTATGACGGAAGTAAGTCTTCTAAAGGAATTTCATTATTTCTAAATGGGAAAAAATTATCTACAGTTACAAATTATGATAAGTTAAAAAGGTCTATTCTTCCCATTAATGATGAAATGAAACGTGATACTATTCCCTTATTAGTTGGTAAAAGCTTTAGACTTTGGACGGGGGACCTAGGAATGTTCTCTGGCAAAATTGATGAAATTAAAATTTATAAACGGCAGTTGTCCCAATGGGAGATGGGACTTCTCGGAGAAGCTAATTTAGATGCCAAGTCTGCCGACCTTTTGAAAGACCATTGGTTTATTTACAACCAACAGTTGGCTGCCGATCGTGAGAAATTGAGGGAAGTCAGGACAAAATTAACTCGGGTTTTGGATAGCGCAAATGAGCTGATGGTAATGAAAGAGTTAGATAAGCCCCGAAAAACTTATGTGTTAGATAAGGGTATTTATAACCAACCTTTAGAAGAGGTTAAACCAGGAGGAATTAGTAAAGTATTGCCTTATAATGAGGAACTACCTCAAAATAGATTGGGGCTTTCAAAATGGCTGTTGGATAAGAAAAATCCTGTTGTGCCTCGCGTAGCTATTAATAGGTATTGGCAAATGATTTTTGGTAAAGGTTTGGTGAAAACATCTGAAGATTTTGGAAGTCAAGGCGACCGTCCCACCCATCCAGAATTATTGGATTGGTTGGCAAAGGATTTTATGGAACATGATTGGGATATAAAATATGCTTTAAAACAAATGGTGATGTCTTATACCTATCAGCAATCTTCCAAAACTTCAAATCTTGATAGGGAAATAGATCCAGAAAATAAATTATTGGCAAGAAGCCCTTCTTATCGTTGGTCCGCGGAAATGATTAGAGACAATGCGCTTAAGGCAAGCGGCTTATTAGTGGAAAAAATAGGTGGGCCCAGTGTTAAACCATACCAACCAGAAGGTCTTTGGAAAGAAGTGATCCAAGCCTCAGGTGTTCTTAAAAAATATAAACAAGATACGGGGGATAATTTATATCGAAGAAGTTTGTACACCTTTTCTCGAAGGTTTGCACCAAATCCATTTATGATTAATTTCGATGCGACACCTCGAGAGATTTGTAATGTAAGAAGGAGTAATACCAATACCCCCTTACAGGCCCTTACTTTATTAAACGATCCTCAATTTGTGGAAGCATCACGAGTTTTATCTGAGAAGGTTCAAAATTCTTATCCTGATGATACCCAAAAGCAGATTGAATTGGCCTTTAGGCGAGCAACTTGTTTAACACCTACAGAGGATCAAATAGAAATACTCAATGAGCAGTATCAGCAATCAGTTAGCAAATTTGAGACAAATCCAAAATTGGCAGATTCCTTATTACAAGTAGGTGAGTTTCCCATCGATGAAAATCTACCCAAGACAAATACAGCGGCGTTAACGCTGGTTGTAAGTACCATATTTAATTATTCTGACACTTATTTGAAACGATAAAATGGAACACGATCACCACCACCATAAACCGATTACCCGTAAGGAATTCTTGAGCAAAGCCTCCTTAGGTTTAGGAGCTATGTCTATGGCTTCATTGATAAACCCTATCAATCTATTTGGCCATAATAGTTTTCTCAATTCAGGAAACCACCTTGTTCCAAAAGCAAAGAGGATTATTTATTTAAATATGGTTGGTGCACCTTCCCAATTAGATTTGTTTGATTACAAACCTATTCTAACCAAAATGCACGGGCAAGAATTGCCAAATAGTGTAATGGGAGATAGGGTAACGGCTACGGCTGCTGCCCAAG belongs to Aegicerativicinus sediminis and includes:
- a CDS encoding DUF1553 domain-containing protein, which gives rise to MKDNPLNGFCPLQVLNFSLPFFCIIVLFFGCSGSLPENVYQEYEALPETIDYNYHIKPILSDRCYACHGPDVATRKAGLRLDLEEEAFKKLQSGNFAFVRGHGLKSEVIQRLISGDPEKVMPPPDSELEISDREIALIAKWLDQGAEWKEHWAFIPLETITPPSITEDWKQFNPIDNFIQDRLKSTNLNPSPQAEKEYLIKRVTMDLTGLPPTIEEIDRFLNDSSPNAFENVVDRLLQSDACAERLAQEWLDVARYSDSHGVSFDGYRTSWPYRDWLINAFKQNMPYDEFITQQLAGDLIEDPNEETIKATAFLRLNPLEASGGSIDEEFRLEYVNERASMVGTALLGLTVECAKCHDHKFDPIQQKEFYQLSAFFNNTQEYGLAPVDADRPPSLILLDDKQKGEINEYLKTLDKEEQRISDIKNTGSFEFDKELPISSPTDYVAYYPFDKIEFYKKEIKRRPPPDDEDDKKKKEKKKKEKKEPKKKIFQEIQILDGNKKEEANLKITLEEGKYGKSLFFNEEYDVVSLRKVGEFDHMDSFSVSAWISTNQDSIGSTQTIIGNSGNIFQYHRGWDMVLDSTNHLRVRMIHRLPDEFISVTSQEEISPNDWNHVGFTYDGSKSSKGISLFLNGKKLSTVTNYDKLKRSILPINDEMKRDTIPLLVGKSFRLWTGDLGMFSGKIDEIKIYKRQLSQWEMGLLGEANLDAKSADLLKDHWFIYNQQLAADREKLREVRTKLTRVLDSANELMVMKELDKPRKTYVLDKGIYNQPLEEVKPGGISKVLPYNEELPQNRLGLSKWLLDKKNPVVPRVAINRYWQMIFGKGLVKTSEDFGSQGDRPTHPELLDWLAKDFMEHDWDIKYALKQMVMSYTYQQSSKTSNLDREIDPENKLLARSPSYRWSAEMIRDNALKASGLLVEKIGGPSVKPYQPEGLWKEVIQASGVLKKYKQDTGDNLYRRSLYTFSRRFAPNPFMINFDATPREICNVRRSNTNTPLQALTLLNDPQFVEASRVLSEKVQNSYPDDTQKQIELAFRRATCLTPTEDQIEILNEQYQQSVSKFETNPKLADSLLQVGEFPIDENLPKTNTAALTLVVSTIFNYSDTYLKR
- a CDS encoding LytR/AlgR family response regulator transcription factor, with protein sequence MRCNCIIVDDEPPAISILKSYIENVPQLEIVGTCKNVFEAMSILNEKNVDLMFLDIHMPKLIGTQFLKSLTNPPKVIFTTAHKDFAIEAFDLEAIDYLLKPIPFDRFLKAVNRFCDSVNPEIEASENSPAFLYFRADRKMIKVWVDDILYIESFKDYIVIHRLGNPDLRVKQTLSSVEKMLPQNLFLRIHRSFIVATNKITAYTKNDVEIGKIEIPFGSNYGDIISKLSNDSNAFKNEG
- a CDS encoding vanadium-dependent haloperoxidase — protein: MKPYFKIFGALILPILLFNSCEQEDLDTSPSELLITDENSLRKYNNGMIKSYDSQTIVEWNELLGAAVDEKLPQPLSAKIYAMVTIAMHDALNNVVPKYHTYALDNTAVDASFVSKKNIQAMADAAVSQAARDVMVFLFPPSQPGADEKLNQVLSTISDEDSKQLGISIGKDAASAILIKRQGDFPLEFETFTGNTDPGDYQANFMPWMIANPPRWPANAVYAYNLGDLTPFGIDSGDQFRDEDLYPLNSQNYIDDYNEVKLLGCTTCTDRTAEQTEIGFFWIENTTSMMNRIARTLIVEKELNGWEAARLIALIEMSQIDAYIASFEGKKFFNFWRPITAVRAGDFDGVDATIGDVNWTPIATTPPTPEYPSTHSYCGGAAAAVFQSFFDTDETDLIATSPYHVPGTERHITSFSQISKENAESRIYVGYHFRHAIIVGQRQGKELGKYVFENNLGEIK
- a CDS encoding sensor histidine kinase yields the protein MAFKTKRLWVSRLKIVSLHLLFWVIVVLYFAWGFGFNVNPWQSFLGALFYLPGHLIMVYSLLYFLVPKFLLKRQFLKFFIGFIIVVLICALYTIIAQLSVNNNPDFRGVELSVGRNILPFIHVGAIAASIKLLKHWYFQRNLTIEAEQQKTMAELKLLKAQLHPHFLFNTLNNLYSHTLESSPKSPEIVLKLANLLRFMIYESDTPRISLKTEIDLLNNYISLEKLRYGPRLDVSLTITGDLDNFQIAPLLLLPFLENAFKHGTSRQIDQCWINLNLSVEDQLMCFKLVNSIDPNDNIDNANKTGGLGLENVIRRLELIYRNNHQLEIVKLEDVFVVTLDLKLEFLEDKYIGPSISNQNKNVYAL
- a CDS encoding vanadium-dependent haloperoxidase; protein product: MKTNLKLLATVILFTIIASCEKEELELDSELLSSSQSQDLGKYNNGMIKSYNPGTVLKWNELLSANIDEKVSLPVEVKIYAMVTLAMHDALNNVVPKFETYALDNTMVDASDISKKNIQAIGDAAVSQAARDVMVSVFPSSLASADALLDNILSSIEDESTKAQGVEIGKAAAQALFQKRQNDIALVFQKYNAPNNDPGTYQANFPPFSFPTPNWPAGAVFAPDLGELEPFGIASNDQFLNEGPHAINSDAYTKDYNEIKSLGCLNCPERTTEQTLIGTFWTENPASSMNRLARTLIEEHDLNGWEAARLIAMVEMALIDSFIASFEEKNHFNFWAPITAIKAGDNDGNPDTVGDITWTAVRTTPPILEFPASTPYGVAAASEIFRLYFGSDEISLMATSFYTPGLERQLYSFTQITKENGESRLYNGHHFRRSIEIGEHHGIMLGKYIFENNLEDYR